One genomic segment of Gemmatimonadota bacterium includes these proteins:
- a CDS encoding DUF3604 domain-containing protein: protein MIEKHDLTEEQIRRYYGWAEINPDRAVIAGETGTWRIVYHAGKYGIDDGGVIKIAWRDVSDWQRPQFDDPAAPAYASVSTTGPATLKAVFDRQRYIRPWRYCVTIDVFDDSLSEGDTVTLILGDTSGGSAGSRAQTFCKDAFEFRVSVDWCGTWVYTEVPSPKVPIISGAPNNLVVLGPSETTPGEAAWIGIKAEDIWGNPCAEYIGTIKIDADGLDGLPETYVFQPEHRGVMRFENVTAPTTGIYRVRVQDENNGFEAECNPLICIETRKDAQPFWGDLHGQSEETVGTNPVSSYFRFAREKAWMDFAGHQGNDFQITEVIWNEIKHQANTQNTAGKFVAFVGWEWSGNTPSGGDHNVYYPGDDGPLHRSSHVLIEDKSDIETDCQHITDLYRALKGKDALLIPHVGGRYANLTWHDPNLETVVEVLSEWGEFEWFLKEALEKGYRIGFTCGSDDHKGRPGAAHPGSGAFGIYGGITCVYAKELTRESIWEAIKTRRCYGTSGQRILIDVTVGGQPMGSDLSTNTPPEIAVSVWGTAPIEKVDIFRGTEIIYTHPQTIPRHQTDIRIAWSGQRIRARNRLVRWDGEVTIDKGRITDARGFAFDSASEGIQSVSDQSVTWTSVTTGDADGIILTLDAPPDATIKFGTPVLSHSLSLAEIAKGPVVIDAGGIDMQVVFEYNPTGIGRDIAFTHTENQLHPGCHPYWVRVTQIDGGKAWVSPVYVKDEV from the coding sequence ATGATAGAAAAACACGACCTGACAGAGGAACAAATTCGCAGATATTACGGCTGGGCAGAAATCAATCCAGACCGCGCGGTTATCGCCGGAGAAACGGGCACATGGCGCATTGTATATCACGCGGGCAAATACGGAATAGACGACGGCGGCGTAATCAAAATCGCGTGGCGCGACGTGAGCGACTGGCAGCGACCGCAGTTTGACGATCCCGCCGCACCCGCTTATGCATCGGTCTCGACCACGGGACCGGCGACCTTAAAAGCCGTATTCGACAGACAGCGCTATATTCGACCGTGGCGATATTGCGTGACCATCGATGTATTCGACGACTCGCTATCAGAAGGCGACACCGTCACACTAATATTGGGTGATACATCTGGCGGAAGTGCGGGCAGCCGCGCCCAAACCTTTTGCAAAGATGCATTTGAATTTCGCGTATCGGTTGACTGGTGCGGCACCTGGGTATATACAGAAGTACCATCCCCCAAAGTACCAATCATAAGCGGTGCGCCCAACAACCTCGTCGTACTGGGACCCTCTGAAACAACGCCGGGAGAAGCGGCCTGGATCGGAATAAAAGCCGAAGACATCTGGGGCAATCCGTGTGCGGAATACATAGGCACGATAAAAATCGACGCCGATGGCCTGGACGGATTACCCGAAACTTATGTATTTCAGCCGGAGCATCGCGGCGTTATGCGATTTGAAAATGTGACAGCCCCCACAACGGGCATTTATCGCGTACGGGTCCAGGATGAAAACAATGGTTTTGAAGCAGAATGCAATCCACTAATATGCATTGAAACGCGCAAAGACGCGCAACCCTTTTGGGGGGATCTACACGGACAAAGCGAAGAAACAGTGGGAACCAATCCGGTATCATCCTACTTTCGTTTTGCACGCGAAAAAGCGTGGATGGATTTTGCAGGACATCAGGGAAATGACTTTCAGATTACAGAAGTAATCTGGAATGAAATCAAACACCAGGCAAATACACAGAATACTGCGGGCAAATTCGTCGCCTTTGTCGGTTGGGAATGGTCGGGCAACACACCTTCAGGCGGCGATCACAACGTCTATTATCCCGGCGACGATGGACCATTGCACCGCTCCAGCCATGTCCTCATCGAAGACAAATCAGATATAGAAACAGATTGCCAGCACATAACCGACCTCTACCGCGCACTCAAGGGAAAAGACGCGCTGCTAATCCCCCATGTGGGCGGGCGCTATGCCAACCTGACCTGGCACGATCCAAACCTGGAGACCGTAGTCGAGGTTTTATCTGAATGGGGAGAATTTGAATGGTTCTTAAAAGAAGCCCTTGAAAAAGGCTATCGCATCGGATTCACCTGCGGCAGCGACGACCACAAAGGCCGCCCGGGCGCCGCGCATCCGGGCAGTGGCGCATTCGGCATTTACGGCGGAATCACATGTGTATATGCAAAAGAATTGACGCGAGAAAGCATCTGGGAAGCGATAAAAACAAGGCGGTGTTACGGCACCAGTGGACAGCGCATCCTCATAGACGTCACCGTAGGTGGACAACCAATGGGATCGGACCTATCAACGAATACACCTCCCGAAATCGCCGTCAGTGTTTGGGGCACCGCACCAATAGAAAAAGTGGATATCTTCAGAGGCACAGAAATCATCTACACACATCCCCAAACCATTCCCCGACATCAAACAGACATACGCATTGCGTGGTCCGGGCAGCGCATCCGAGCGCGCAACCGACTCGTGCGCTGGGATGGCGAGGTAACAATAGACAAAGGGCGAATCACAGACGCCAGAGGTTTTGCCTTTGATTCCGCATCCGAAGGCATTCAATCTGTCAGCGACCAATCAGTAACCTGGACATCGGTAACAACCGGCGATGCAGACGGCATCATATTAACCCTGGATGCCCCACCCGATGCAACAATCAAATTTGGAACACCCGTCTTGTCACATTCACTGAGCCTTGCAGAAATCGCAAAAGGACCGGTTGTAATCGATGCAGGTGGCATTGATATGCAGGTCGTATTCGAATACAATCCCACAGGCATTGGACGCGACATCGCATTTACTCATACCGAAAACCAGTTGCATCCCGGCTGTCACCCCTATTGGGTGCGCGTAACGCAAATCGATGGCGGGAAGGCATGGGTGAGTCCGGTGTATGTGAAGGATGAAGTGTGA
- a CDS encoding type II toxin-antitoxin system HicA family toxin: protein MNRWLPCKRRAFIRKLQALGFNPPEPGTRHFVMRLGSHKQIIPRNNEYSVPQLRKLLAQVEDKLGRSISAEEWHSL, encoded by the coding sequence ATGAATAGATGGTTGCCGTGTAAACGCAGGGCGTTTATCCGCAAACTTCAAGCACTCGGTTTTAATCCCCCTGAACCGGGTACGCGCCATTTTGTGATGCGTCTTGGTTCCCACAAACAGATTATTCCCCGCAACAATGAGTATTCCGTTCCGCAACTGAGAAAATTGCTCGCCCAGGTCGAAGACAAACTCGGACGCAGCATTTCCGCTGAAGAATGGCATAGCCTGTAA
- a CDS encoding type II toxin-antitoxin system HicB family antitoxin, translated as MIRDYMDSALQYAVYDKLADNSFSGEIPKCPGTIAFGQTLEACRQELKAALQDWLISALRHGDDLPVINGLDLNRPEKNMP; from the coding sequence ATGATTCGAGACTACATGGACTCAGCATTACAATACGCTGTCTATGACAAATTGGCTGATAATTCATTTTCTGGTGAAATTCCCAAATGCCCGGGTACGATTGCTTTTGGACAGACACTTGAAGCGTGCCGTCAGGAACTCAAAGCGGCACTTCAAGACTGGTTGATTTCCGCGTTGCGTCACGGGGATGACCTGCCTGTGATCAATGGCCTTGACCTTAATAGGCCTGAAAAAAATATGCCATGA